CTGCGTCGCCGCTAGCGCGGAGTCCGCGGGCCTGGCCTGACCCCACCACGGGGCAAGGGCGTCGGCGTGCTCAGCCCTTCGTCGCAGCGGACACGTCGACGCAGACGACACCCTTGTTGCCGTCCTGGTCCGCGACCACGGTGAGCGAGGGCGCGTTGCTGTCGTCGACGACGGTCCCACCCGCGGCCACGGCGGCGGCGATCCGTCGGTCGACCGCTTCCGGCGCCACGTAGACCTCGACGTGGAACCGCTGACCCGGGGTCTCGTGCTCCTCGGCGTCCCCGAACCACAGGTTCGGCACCCGCGCCGTGGCGTCCCGGACCTCGTCGCTGGGGCTGCCGCGTCCCTGCGAGTCAGCGCTCCCCGTCAGCAGGGCGGCCCACACCGGGGCGATGGTGGCCGAGCTCGTCGTGTCGAGACCGAGCTCGACCTCGCTGACCGAGGCAGGATCGGCGTCGAGCCCCTGGTCGGCCGCGATCTCGGTGATCCGACGCGCGAGGTCGACGTCCTGCTGGGTCACCCACTCGACGACGTGCTCGGTGCCCTCGTCGTCACGATAGATGGCGTCGGCAGTGACCAGCTCGAGGTCGACGTACCCGCGGCCGATCGACACGCGCGGGTGGTGGCCGAGGACGTCGCCCGCCTCGCCCACCGCGACGACGAACCGTGCGCCGGCGCCGAAGTCGTCGACCAGGAACCTGGCGTGCAGTCCCTGGGCGAGCTTGCGCCAGTCGGTCAGGTCGGCCTCGGCGATCCGTTCGCCCCGCAGCATGTCCATGGCGGGGACCCTAGCCGTGATCCGGCCGCACCGTCCCGAGCCGGTCAGGGCGCGACGAGCGCGGCGACGGCCTCGCCGAACACCTCGGTGTGGCGGTCGACGTCCGCCGCCGAGTGGTGCGGGCTGAGCAGCGCCATGTTGTGGAACGGCGTCAGCAGCACCCCGCGGTTGAGGCACCACAGGTGCAGGAAGCCCTCGAGCTCCTCGTCGACGGCGGCGGCCGCGGCGGCGCCGTCCCGCGGTGGCGGGCAGAACCAGTACTCCGCCCGGCAGCCGAGCCGCTGGACGTGCCAGGGCAGTCCGTGGCGCTCGATCACCTCGGTGACCCCGGCCGTGAACTGCTCCGCGAGCGGGATGGCCACGGCGAAGTCCTCCTCGCGCAGGCAGGTCGACAGCGTCGCCCGCACCGCGGCGAGCGCGAGGGCGCTGCCGGTGAGGGTGCCGCCCACGCCCGCGACGTCGATCTCGTGCCCCTTCATGGGGCCGGAGAGGCGTCCCGCCACCTCCGCCGTCATCCCGTACGCCGCCACGGGCACCCCGCCGCCGATCGGCTTGCCGACGACGAGCAGGTCCGGCTCCAGGCCCCACGCAACCGTGCAGCCGCCCGGCCCCGCGCACAGGGTGTGCGTCTCGTCGACCACCAGCAGCACGCCGTGGCGTCGGGTGATCTCGCGGACCGCGTCGAGGTAGCCCGGCTCCGGGAGCACGATCCCGATGTTGGTGAGCGCCGGCTCCATGAGGAGGCAGGCGACGTCCCCCTCGGCGAGCCTGCGGTCGAGTGCCTCGGCGTCGTTGAAGGGGACCACCGCGGTCGTGACGGCGACGTCCACCTGTGGACCGAGAGCTCCGGGCCGCGGCACCACCCGGTCGCCGTCGAGCACGGCCAGGGTCTCGTCGACGGTGCCGTGGTAGCACCAGTCCATGACCGCGACCCGGGGCCGGCCGGTGAGGTGGCGCGCAAAACGCAGCACGAACCGGTTGGCGTCGGTGGCCGACATCGCCAGCTGCCAGGCCGGCAGCCCGAACCGCCGGGCGAGCTCCTCGGCCACCCAGATCGCGTCGGGGGAGGGCAGCATCGTGGTGATCCCGGCGCCGGCGCGCGTGGCGAGCGCCTCGGTGACCTGGGGGAGGGCGTGCCCGGTCATCGCCCCGGTGTCGCCGAGGCACAGGTCGACGTACTCGTGGCCGTCGACGTCGGTGAGCCGCGCGCCGCCGGCGGACTCGACGAAGACCGGGAACCGCCCCGGCCACCGGGTCATCCACGGCATCGGGACCCCGGCCAGCAGGCTGCGGTCGGCGGCAGCGGCGAGGTCGGCGGAGGCCGGATGGCCGCGCGCGAAGCGCTCCTCCTCGTCGGCACGCAGGGAGGCCAGGCGGTCGCGGTCGATCATGGAGGCAATCTAGGGCGCGGGCGTACCCGGGCGCACCGGGCGACCCGCGTGACGGGACAATGCAGGGGTGAACGAACCGGTCCGGCCTGCACGCCCCCACCAGCGGCTCACCGAGGACGGACGCCGGATGCGTGAGGTGCTGAGCTACTCGCGCCGTGGCAGCCGCTTCACCCCCTCGCAGGCCGCCGCCTGGGAGGCGTACGCCGACCGCATGGTCATCCCCGACGAGGCCGTCGACGACCCGTCCTTCCGTCTCTCGGACTGGTTCGGGCGCGAGGCCCCGCTCGTGGTCGAGATCGGCCCGGGGGTGGGGGAGGCCACCGGGGTGCTGGCGGCGGCTCGACCCGACCACGACGTCCTGGCCATCGAGGTGTGGCGGCCCGGGGTGGCCGCGGCCCTGGCCGAGGTCGCCACGGCCGGCGCGACCAACGTCCGCTTCTGCTCCGTGGACGCCGCCTGGATGCTCGAGCACGTGGTCGAGCCCGACCGGCTCGCCGCGCTCTGGACCTTCTTCCCCGACCCCTGGCCGAAGAAGAAGCACCACAAGCGCCGCCTCGTCGACGCCGGCTTCGCCCGGCTCGCGGCCTCCCGGCTCCGTCCGGGCGGGGAGTGGCGGCTCGCCACCGACTGGCCCGACTACGCCGAGCAGATGCACGAGGTCCTCGACGCCGAGCCGCTGCTCGAGGGCGGCGAGGTGGAGCGGTGGTCCGAGCGGCCGGTCACCAAGTTCGAGCGCAAGGGCCTGGCCGTGGGGCGCTCCATCACCGACCTCAGCTACCGGCGGGTCGTGCCCTCCTAGGGCCTGTCTCCCAGCTCCATGGCCTGCTGCGCTCCGCCCGCGGGCACCTCGCTGGACGACGCTCGCGACGGCCGAGAGCTGAGACCCGCCCTAGGCCGCGTGGGGCAGCACCCCGGCATCGACCAGCAGGGTCTCGACGCGCAGTCGCTCCCGGTCGAGCTCGGCACCGGGTGGGAGGACGCCGACGAGGTGCGGGATGTCCAGGGTGTCGGCCGCCTCGGCGAGCACCCGGTCGTAGGCCTGACGACGCCCCTCGTACTGCGCGAACCTCATGCCGTCCTGGTGGTAGCGGACCGAGATCCGACGCACGTCGGCCGCGATCTGCTCGATCGGGCGGGTCGGGGGCGCCTCGGTCTCGGGACGCCCCAGGACCCGCCGGCCGAGCCGGACCAGGAGCCGCCAGCTGCGCCACTCGTAGAGACCGCCCAGGAGCGCCGCGAGGATGATCTTGAGCACCATCGCGATCAGCAGCAACGAGGCCACGGCCTCGAGGACCCCGGACATGCTCCGACCGTACGCCGCCGTCCGGGACCCGGCCACACCCTGCGCTGGCAGCATCCTGCCCCTACGATCTCTCGGTGACCGTCATCCGCGAGCCGGGCGCGCGCACCGGGATCCACCGCGCCTGGTGGGTCGCCGGGGTCACGATGGCCGCACTCGTCGCCGCTGCCGGGTTCCGCTCCTCGACCGGCGCGCTCCTGGTCCCGCTCGAGGAGGAGTTCGGCTGGTCCCGGGCGACCACGAGCGGCGCGGTGAGCCTCAACCTGGTCGTCTACGGACTCACCGCCCCCTTCGCCGCAGCCCTGATGGAGCGCTTCGGCGTGCGCCGGGTGGTGGCCGCCGCGCTGGCCCTGGTCGCCCTCGGCTCCGGCCTGACCCTGGTGATGACCAGCCCGTGGCAGCTCTGGCTGCTGTGGGGCTTCGCCGTCGGGATCGGCACCGGTTCGCTGGCCCTCGTCTTCGGCGCCATCGTCGCGAACCGGTGGTTCGTCCGCCACCGCGGGGTGGTGGTGGGCGTCTTCAGCGCGGCCAGCTCCACCGGCCAGCTGGTCTTCCTGCCCGCGATCGCGGCGCTGGCGGCCGGCCCCGGGTGGCGGTGGGCGGCGGCGCTGGTGACGGTGTTCGCGCTGCTGCTCGTGCCCCTCGTGCTGTGGGTGCTGCGGGACTCCCCGGCGCAGGTCGGCACCACGCCGTACGGCGCCCCGGACGACGAGCCGGCCACCCCGCCACCTGCACCCGCCGAAGGGGCCGGAGCGGCGACGCTGGCCCTGCGCACCCTGCGGGAGAGCTCACGCTCGCGCACGTTCTGGATCCTTCTCGGCACCTTCTGGATCTGCGGCTGGTCGACCAACGGACTGATCGGCACCCACTTCATCCCTGCGGCGCACGACCACGGGATGCCCGCCACCACGAGCGCCGGGTTGCTGGCGCTGATCGGTGTCTTCGACATCGTCGGGACCGTCGCCAGCGGCTGGCTCACCGACCGGGTGGACAGCCGCTACCTGCTGTTCGGCTACTACTTCTTCCGCGGGTTGTCGCTGCTCGCCGTGCCGTGGCTGCTCGGCCCGCACGTGCACCCGAGCCTGTTCCTGTTCATCCTGTTCTACGGGCTCGACTGGGTCGCCACGGTCCCTCCGACGGTCGCCCTGTGCCGCCAGCACTTCGGGATCGAGCGTTCCGGCGTGGTCTTCGGCTGGGTCTTCGCCTCCCACATGGTCGGCGCGGGGGTGGCCGCCAGCTTCGCGGGATGGGTGCGGACGGTGCAGGGTGACTACCTCGCGGCCTGGCTCACGGCCGGTGGGCTGTGCGTCCTGGCCGCCGTCGCGTGCCTCGCGATCCCCGCCTCGGGGGCGGCCGGTTCCATCCGATTTGGCTTCACGCGGACGCGTCTGCCAAGATAGTCCGGTTGCTTCGGCGGGTTGCCGGGGTGCGCCACATCTTGACTACTTAATCGCGTCTCACGAGATCGAAGCGGTAGGACCTGTGTGGTCGCACCGAACCGTGAGACCCGATCGGCCCGGGCTCACGCCGGGCGCCACCAGACAACGAGCAGGATCCTTGCGGTCTTGTGTTGCGCCACGTTGCGCGACACGCCCGACCGCGGGGGTCGGAGCTCGGGTGGGAGCGATGCGGAGGTCCCCGACCGGGGGCTCCGGGACAGTACGCGGCACTGACTACGAAGAGGACGAGAGAGACCTATGGCGGGACAGAAGATCCGCATCAGGCTCAAGGCCTATGACCACGAGGTGATCGACACCTCGGCGCGCAAGATCGTGGACACCGTCACCCGTACGGGTGCCAAGGTCGCCGGCCCGGTGCCGCTGCCGACCGAGAAGAACGTCTACTGCGTCATCCGCTCGCCCCACAAGTACAAGGACTCGCGCGAGCACTTCGAGATGCGCACCCACAAGCGCCTCATCGACATCATCGACCCCACCCCCAAGACCGTCGACTCGCTGATGCGCCTGGATCTTCCCGCCGGCGTCGACATCGAGATCAAGCTCTGAGGAATCTTCGATGACTGCCACTTTCGAACGCACCGTCAAGGGACTGCTGGGCACCAAGCTCGGCATGACCCAGCTCTGGGACGAGAACAACCGCATCGTCCCCGTCACCGTGATCGCGGCGACCACCAACGTGGTCACCCAGGTCCGCCTGCCCGAGACCGACGGCTACAACGCCGTCCAGGTCGGCTACGGCGAGATCGACGGCCGCAAGGTCACCAAGCCGCAGGCGGGTCACTTCACCAAGGCCGGGACGACCGCGCGTCGTCACCTGGTCGAGATCCGGACCAGCGACGCCGCCGCGTACTCCGTCGGCCAGGAGCTGGGTGTCGACACCTTCGCCGCCGGCGAGGAGATCGACGTCACCGGCACCAGCAAGGGCAAGGGCTTCGCCGGAACCATGAAGCGTCACGGCTTCTCCGGCGTGGGCGCCTCCCACGGTGCGCACCGCAACCACCGCAAGCCGGGCTCGATCGGCGCCTGCGCGACCCCCGGTCGCGTGTTCAAGGGCGTCCGGATGGCCGGCCGCATGGGTACGGACACCGTCACCACCCAGAACCTCACCGTGCACGCGGTGGACGCCGAGAAGGGCCTGATCCTCGTGAAGGGCGCCATCCCCGGCCCCAAGGGTGGTCTGGTCGTGCTGCGCACCGCCGCGAAGAAGACCGTTGAGAATGGAGAGGCCTGAGCATGGCTGACACCGTCAAGACCCTGAAGGTCGAGCTCCCGGCAGCGATCTTCGACGTCGAGGTCAACGTCCCGCTGATCCACCAGGTCGTGGTGGCCCAGCAGGCGGCCGCGCGTCAGGGCACCCACGCCACCAAGACCCGCGGCGAGGTCCGCGGCGGTGGCGCGAAGCCCTACAAGCAGAAGGGCACCGGCCGCGCCCGTCAGGGCTCGACCCGCGCGCCGCAGTTCGCCGGCGGTGGCGTCGTCCACGGCCCGCAGCCGCGTGACTACTCCCAGCGGACCCCCAAGAAGATGAAGGCCGCCGCCCTGCGCAGCGCCCTCTCCGACCGGGCCCGCAACGACCGGATCCACGTCGTGGACAGCCTCGTGAGCGGCGACAAGCCGTCCACCAGGTCGGCGCTCGGTGCGCTGGCCGGGCTCGCCGACCGCACCAAGTTCCTCGTGGTGCTCGAGCGCAACGACTCGATGACCTGGCTCTCGCTGCGCAACGCGCCCGAGGTCCACATCGTCGCGGTCGACCAGCTCAACACCTACGACGTGCTGGCCTCCGACGACGTGGTCTTCACCAAGGGCGCCTACGACGCCTTCGTGAGCAAGGCCGCCCCGGCGGACGAGAAGCAGGCCGCCAAGGCCGAGGAGGGCGAGAAGTGAGCACCCTGCACAAGGACCACCGCGACGTCCTGATCGCACCGGTGGTGTCCGAGAAGAGCTACGGCCTCCTCGACGCCAACAAGTACACGTTCCTGGTGCGCCCGGACGCCAACAAGACCGAGATCAAGATCGCGGTCGAGAAGGTGTTCGACGTCAAGGTCACGTCGGTCAACACGATCAACCGCCAGGGCAAGACCCGCCGTACGCGTTACGGCATCGGCAAGCGCGCGAGCACCAAGCGCGCCATCGTCAGCCTCGCTGAGGGCCACCGCATCGACATCTTCGGCGCCTGAGCGCCCGAGAAGGAACAGACATGGCTATCCGCAAGTACAAGCCGACCACCCCGGGCCGTCGTGGCTCGTCGGTGGCCGACTTCGTCGAGATCACCCGGACCACGCCGGAGAAGTCGCTGACCCGTCCGCTGCCCAAGAAGGGCGGTCGCAACAACCAGGGCCGGATCACCACCCGTCACCAGGGCGGTGGCCACAAGCGGGCCTACCGGATCATCGACTTCCGTCGCTACGACAAGGACGGCGTGCCGGCCAAGGTCGCTCACATCGAGTACGACCCCAACCGCACCGCGCGCATCGCGCTGCTGCACTACGCCGACGGCGAGAAGCGCTACATCATCGCCCCGCGCGACCTGGTGCAGGGTGCTGCGGTCGAGTCCGGCCCCAACGCCGACATCAAGCCCGGCAACAACCTGCCGCTGCGCAACATCCCGGTCGGTTCCACCATCCACTGCGTGGAGCTCCGTCCCGGTGGCGGCGCCAAGATCGCCCGCTCCGCCGGCATGAGCGCGCAGCTGGTGGCCAAGGAGGGTTCCCGCGCCACGCTGCGGATGCCGTCCGGCGAGATGCGCTTCGTCGACGTCCGCTGCCGCGGCACCGTCGGTGAGGTCGGCAACGCCGAGCAGTCCAACATCAACTGGGGCAAGGCCGGCCGCATGCGCTGGAAGGGCAAGCGCCCGACCGTCCGCGGTGTCGTCATGAACCCCGTCGACCACCCGCACGGTGGTGGCGAGGGCAAGACGTCCGGTGGCCGCCACCCGGTCAGCCCGTGGGGCAAGCCCGAGGGCCGTACGCGCAAGCGCAAGGCCTCCGACTCCCAGATCATCCGCCGCCGCAAGTCCGGCAAGGGTAGGAAGTAAACGACATGCCTCGCAGCCTCAAGAAGGGCCCCTTCGTCGACGACCACCTCATGAAGAAGGTGGACGCGGAGAACGACAAGGGCAGCCACAACGTCATCAAGACCTGGTCTCGTCGCTCGATGATCGTCCCGGCCATGATCGGCCACACGATCGCCGTGCACGACGGCCGCAAGCACGTCCCGGTGTTCGTGACCGACTCGATGGTCGGCCACAAGCTCGGGGAGTTCGCACCCACCCGCACCTACCGCGGGCACGTGAAGGAAGACCGGAAGGGTCGCCGCCGCTGACGCGGGGGCGAGCTAAGGAGATATCAGCCAATGAGCGTTACTGAGCGCCGGCGCACGAGCGCCCGCCGCGAGTCGCTGCTCGGCGACCAGCCGGGAGCCTTCGCGACCGCCCGCTTC
This genomic interval from Nocardioides euryhalodurans contains the following:
- the rplD gene encoding 50S ribosomal protein L4, whose product is MADTVKTLKVELPAAIFDVEVNVPLIHQVVVAQQAAARQGTHATKTRGEVRGGGAKPYKQKGTGRARQGSTRAPQFAGGGVVHGPQPRDYSQRTPKKMKAAALRSALSDRARNDRIHVVDSLVSGDKPSTRSALGALAGLADRTKFLVVLERNDSMTWLSLRNAPEVHIVAVDQLNTYDVLASDDVVFTKGAYDAFVSKAAPADEKQAAKAEEGEK
- the rplC gene encoding 50S ribosomal protein L3, encoding MTATFERTVKGLLGTKLGMTQLWDENNRIVPVTVIAATTNVVTQVRLPETDGYNAVQVGYGEIDGRKVTKPQAGHFTKAGTTARRHLVEIRTSDAAAYSVGQELGVDTFAAGEEIDVTGTSKGKGFAGTMKRHGFSGVGASHGAHRNHRKPGSIGACATPGRVFKGVRMAGRMGTDTVTTQNLTVHAVDAEKGLILVKGAIPGPKGGLVVLRTAAKKTVENGEA
- the trmB gene encoding tRNA (guanosine(46)-N7)-methyltransferase TrmB, which encodes MNEPVRPARPHQRLTEDGRRMREVLSYSRRGSRFTPSQAAAWEAYADRMVIPDEAVDDPSFRLSDWFGREAPLVVEIGPGVGEATGVLAAARPDHDVLAIEVWRPGVAAALAEVATAGATNVRFCSVDAAWMLEHVVEPDRLAALWTFFPDPWPKKKHHKRRLVDAGFARLAASRLRPGGEWRLATDWPDYAEQMHEVLDAEPLLEGGEVERWSERPVTKFERKGLAVGRSITDLSYRRVVPS
- the rplW gene encoding 50S ribosomal protein L23 — encoded protein: MSTLHKDHRDVLIAPVVSEKSYGLLDANKYTFLVRPDANKTEIKIAVEKVFDVKVTSVNTINRQGKTRRTRYGIGKRASTKRAIVSLAEGHRIDIFGA
- a CDS encoding MFS transporter, with amino-acid sequence MTVIREPGARTGIHRAWWVAGVTMAALVAAAGFRSSTGALLVPLEEEFGWSRATTSGAVSLNLVVYGLTAPFAAALMERFGVRRVVAAALALVALGSGLTLVMTSPWQLWLLWGFAVGIGTGSLALVFGAIVANRWFVRHRGVVVGVFSAASSTGQLVFLPAIAALAAGPGWRWAAALVTVFALLLVPLVLWVLRDSPAQVGTTPYGAPDDEPATPPPAPAEGAGAATLALRTLRESSRSRTFWILLGTFWICGWSTNGLIGTHFIPAAHDHGMPATTSAGLLALIGVFDIVGTVASGWLTDRVDSRYLLFGYYFFRGLSLLAVPWLLGPHVHPSLFLFILFYGLDWVATVPPTVALCRQHFGIERSGVVFGWVFASHMVGAGVAASFAGWVRTVQGDYLAAWLTAGGLCVLAAVACLAIPASGAAGSIRFGFTRTRLPR
- the rplB gene encoding 50S ribosomal protein L2 is translated as MAIRKYKPTTPGRRGSSVADFVEITRTTPEKSLTRPLPKKGGRNNQGRITTRHQGGGHKRAYRIIDFRRYDKDGVPAKVAHIEYDPNRTARIALLHYADGEKRYIIAPRDLVQGAAVESGPNADIKPGNNLPLRNIPVGSTIHCVELRPGGGAKIARSAGMSAQLVAKEGSRATLRMPSGEMRFVDVRCRGTVGEVGNAEQSNINWGKAGRMRWKGKRPTVRGVVMNPVDHPHGGGEGKTSGGRHPVSPWGKPEGRTRKRKASDSQIIRRRKSGKGRK
- the rpsS gene encoding 30S ribosomal protein S19; its protein translation is MPRSLKKGPFVDDHLMKKVDAENDKGSHNVIKTWSRRSMIVPAMIGHTIAVHDGRKHVPVFVTDSMVGHKLGEFAPTRTYRGHVKEDRKGRRR
- the rpsJ gene encoding 30S ribosomal protein S10 yields the protein MAGQKIRIRLKAYDHEVIDTSARKIVDTVTRTGAKVAGPVPLPTEKNVYCVIRSPHKYKDSREHFEMRTHKRLIDIIDPTPKTVDSLMRLDLPAGVDIEIKL
- a CDS encoding aspartate aminotransferase family protein encodes the protein MIDRDRLASLRADEEERFARGHPASADLAAAADRSLLAGVPMPWMTRWPGRFPVFVESAGGARLTDVDGHEYVDLCLGDTGAMTGHALPQVTEALATRAGAGITTMLPSPDAIWVAEELARRFGLPAWQLAMSATDANRFVLRFARHLTGRPRVAVMDWCYHGTVDETLAVLDGDRVVPRPGALGPQVDVAVTTAVVPFNDAEALDRRLAEGDVACLLMEPALTNIGIVLPEPGYLDAVREITRRHGVLLVVDETHTLCAGPGGCTVAWGLEPDLLVVGKPIGGGVPVAAYGMTAEVAGRLSGPMKGHEIDVAGVGGTLTGSALALAAVRATLSTCLREEDFAVAIPLAEQFTAGVTEVIERHGLPWHVQRLGCRAEYWFCPPPRDGAAAAAAVDEELEGFLHLWCLNRGVLLTPFHNMALLSPHHSAADVDRHTEVFGEAVAALVAP
- a CDS encoding 4a-hydroxytetrahydrobiopterin dehydratase; its protein translation is MDMLRGERIAEADLTDWRKLAQGLHARFLVDDFGAGARFVVAVGEAGDVLGHHPRVSIGRGYVDLELVTADAIYRDDEGTEHVVEWVTQQDVDLARRITEIAADQGLDADPASVSEVELGLDTTSSATIAPVWAALLTGSADSQGRGSPSDEVRDATARVPNLWFGDAEEHETPGQRFHVEVYVAPEAVDRRIAAAVAAGGTVVDDSNAPSLTVVADQDGNKGVVCVDVSAATKG